The following are from one region of the Candidatus Goldiibacteriota bacterium genome:
- a CDS encoding ACT domain-containing protein, with amino-acid sequence MKERLMLIAGGVDKKGVVYALTSILKKFSFNIEDSSMLMLRKTFSMIMLLSSDKKYDKSKFSGEISSFMDKFNMTVDIRTISEKEMKESAEKGCVYSVSISGADKPGIVNGMTEVIFKNGGNIIDLETKSSERVKPHAYYMFMEVCVSTEKAGKKLEAALKLKGKKLGVYVTMEKVEEAVL; translated from the coding sequence ATGAAAGAACGTTTGATGTTAATAGCGGGCGGAGTGGACAAAAAAGGGGTGGTATACGCGCTTACTTCCATTTTAAAAAAATTCAGTTTTAATATTGAAGACTCTTCCATGCTGATGCTAAGAAAGACATTTTCCATGATAATGCTTTTATCAAGCGATAAGAAGTATGATAAGAGCAAATTCTCCGGCGAGATTTCATCTTTTATGGACAAATTTAACATGACGGTGGATATAAGGACTATTTCAGAAAAAGAGATGAAAGAGAGCGCTGAAAAAGGGTGTGTGTATTCGGTTTCAATAAGCGGGGCGGATAAACCCGGAATAGTTAACGGGATGACAGAAGTGATATTTAAAAATGGCGGAAATATAATAGACCTTGAAACAAAAAGCTCGGAGCGCGTAAAACCCCACGCGTATTATATGTTTATGGAAGTATGCGTAAGCACTGAAAAAGCCGGGAAAAAACTTGAAGCGGCGCTGAAACTTAAAGGCAAAAAATTGGGCGTGTATGTGACAATGGAAAAGGTGGAAGAAGCGGTTCTATGA
- the def gene encoding peptide deformylase, with amino-acid sequence MRIHQFPDPLLREKSLFIKEMDDKTAGFMERLKDRMYVSKGCVGVAAPQVGELKRIVVVDATGHKKVPVSHGLLLMANPQILAVSGSAINREGCLSVPDYTGNVERGDYVKVKYMDKNGEEKILEADGFEAVILQHEIDHLDGILFIDRVQNTKRDLFPRKKY; translated from the coding sequence ATGAGAATTCACCAGTTTCCAGACCCTCTGTTAAGGGAAAAATCACTTTTCATAAAAGAGATGGATGATAAAACAGCCGGATTTATGGAACGCCTTAAAGACAGGATGTATGTCAGTAAAGGGTGTGTGGGTGTCGCGGCGCCGCAGGTGGGTGAACTTAAAAGGATAGTTGTGGTGGATGCCACAGGGCATAAAAAAGTGCCGGTTTCCCACGGCCTTCTTTTAATGGCAAACCCGCAGATTCTTGCCGTGTCAGGCAGCGCTATAAACAGGGAAGGGTGTTTAAGCGTCCCGGATTATACGGGAAATGTGGAACGCGGCGATTATGTTAAGGTGAAATATATGGATAAAAACGGGGAAGAAAAAATACTGGAAGCAGACGGCTTTGAAGCCGTTATCCTTCAGCATGAAATTGACCATCTGGACGGAATCCTTTTTATAGACAGGGTACAAAACACCAAACGCGACCTTTTTCCCAGAAAGAAATATTAA
- a CDS encoding CPBP family intramembrane metalloprotease yields the protein MKGKKYLYLLTLSMELSLPVIAWLVIFFVEKRKWFEIINISPVPVQLLAGAGIGIALAFGLNYLVRINYFKPVQELLGSLFKMFDIKIADMIIIALLAGFCEEILFRLVLQQYWGIWLTSFVFILIHGYFNPKSLSVSVFGIIMFLLSAVIGYLYQYMGFWAAVSMHAVYDVLALYLFKKHIFIAIKPVDNIKGIG from the coding sequence ATGAAAGGGAAAAAATATTTATATCTGTTAACCCTGTCAATGGAACTATCCCTGCCGGTAATTGCCTGGCTGGTGATATTCTTTGTGGAAAAGAGGAAATGGTTTGAAATAATTAACATATCTCCTGTGCCTGTACAACTTTTAGCCGGCGCGGGTATCGGGATTGCCCTTGCGTTTGGGCTTAATTACCTTGTGCGGATTAATTACTTTAAACCGGTTCAGGAATTGCTGGGTTCATTATTTAAAATGTTTGATATAAAGATTGCAGATATGATTATAATCGCGCTGCTTGCGGGATTTTGCGAGGAAATTCTTTTCAGGTTGGTGCTGCAGCAGTACTGGGGTATATGGCTGACGTCATTTGTGTTCATATTAATACACGGCTATTTTAATCCGAAAAGTTTAAGCGTATCTGTATTTGGTATTATTATGTTTCTGCTAAGCGCGGTAATAGGGTATTTATATCAGTATATGGGCTTCTGGGCTGCGGTGTCAATGCACGCGGTGTATGATGTGCTGGCATTATACCTGTTTAAAAAGCATATATTTATAGCCATAAAACCTGTTGACAACATTAAAGGCATAGGATAA
- a CDS encoding CDGSH iron-sulfur domain-containing protein: MKKIKVCKDGPYLVTGSVPLDKTVAEIGESDEPEFWIKKEDYKTGETYSLCRCGHTKTPPFCDGSHTAKKFNGKETAGFETFEELAKTYKGPDLDLKDAEVFCASARFCHPKGGTWHLTKKSNDPDSKKIAIEQACNCSAGRLVAYDKKTGKPIEPDFKPHISATEDPQVDASGPLWVKGGIPIESAEGKTYEIRNRVTLCRCGKSKNKPFCDGRHIK, encoded by the coding sequence ATGAAAAAAATTAAGGTGTGTAAAGACGGGCCTTATCTGGTAACGGGCAGTGTGCCTTTGGATAAAACTGTAGCGGAAATTGGGGAGTCTGATGAGCCGGAATTCTGGATAAAAAAGGAAGATTATAAAACAGGCGAAACTTACTCTTTATGCCGGTGCGGGCATACTAAAACTCCGCCTTTCTGCGACGGTTCACACACAGCTAAAAAGTTTAACGGCAAAGAGACCGCGGGATTTGAAACTTTTGAAGAACTGGCAAAAACTTATAAAGGGCCGGATTTGGATTTAAAGGACGCGGAAGTATTCTGCGCGTCAGCGCGGTTCTGCCATCCTAAAGGCGGTACGTGGCACCTGACAAAAAAATCTAATGACCCGGATTCAAAAAAAATAGCCATTGAACAGGCTTGCAACTGTTCCGCGGGCAGGCTTGTGGCTTATGACAAGAAAACGGGAAAGCCCATAGAGCCTGATTTTAAACCTCATATAAGCGCTACCGAAGACCCGCAGGTTGATGCAAGCGGGCCGCTTTGGGTAAAAGGCGGTATTCCAATAGAATCAGCCGAAGGCAAAACGTACGAGATAAGAAACCGTGTCACGTTATGCCGCTGCGGCAAATCAAAAAATAAGCCTTTTTGTGACGGCAGGCATATAAAATAA